From one Ochrobactrum vermis genomic stretch:
- a CDS encoding DUF4781 domain-containing protein: MKPVSTTQTEKTPTEIANEIHADLGKGKSIDTIAQERGMTREAVMTALGGEKAPEIVVTEGQNGDTRVTTITDSQGRAVTENIDYQHGTHYTVTTTPDGDADTSPIRTESEKKQEISYDSETGVTTTTETDDLGSGETHTETSYENGTKVETTVNPDGTTQTFVTGPDGERVELDPKQSAPGLPGDKGTVKTADQNVSDTKNAIENGKTVEEIAQERGLSADQVRAELLAAGVDIKETTSGTTTSITLTDSKTGDETTYTQEVHDNSLPEGVQGPVAPSYTVTTVETKDGATGATNKTVTNSQTGEIRTTKTDENGRITETVTQPGADGKETTTTTVTANGYTMTTGTDGTVTLKDNETGDTITLEKGSAEAALAQSLIEANPNSTDPAEKKEGEVTKAFAESQLADKFLEAQEKAATDATQSKNDAIDEHGIVNPADPDGPKLPGIAATPTERDGVLDPVGDPPKYGIPPGEKWIAYPVNGQWVWMHPDVAAAFQDESIALSQVTETKAQIGSDYADLNRYLLDPDYEQAVEAAQAGINEKFEPLGLQWNAVKPEGTLEDAKQLQTDAHDAHTKAGEAYNAYKEGKTLLDQAINNRVNMGYYPGRNDTVAVAADSNYNFQDEVEKGEAAWAEINDLVAQADVKNKAGDQALADMMALTTGSDTPPPGMLEKNQEPVEITIGDQTIKVAPDIADAYNAAGGGIDALASATSIAVQVNVTQPDGSVRTEWRWVEPQVALFKTQTDGALQLSEAYSTYYSQKSGKADYEVLENQTIAQQRERAPHQFDPDGFTDAGGKFSGKFKSAEVIQNADGQFVLEIKYEDKTLKIDITADPDDKNASDEARNGPLAQQWRDLQANSIPTSNGDQCVANPGPLAGYEQAKINVNTLLDKRVDVNIGEIDKQIEGMEAKVQEAIGQYGPGTAEPPAGLLSDGQPPVEVDLGNGLTVKVAPEVAENLDGLSGLEKINALTNSGKPVWIEISPTQGAPKEGRWVDPRIANLQIQLGMLNQQRDQLDDVKQNIASNVDRSELLLSEPERLGTDDADRVLLDKDEDKTLSGIFQPQFQGLQDNGFDNKFEERAGEKLSDYIGETTGLAGIDDAEARDKIIDEIHNIGGDSPKVKAVPIFYVPESGETSQTTLFAVQDSAGNTKYVDANGQKFDGVKDFQENNRLFDDSGKLVIPKNLEMKEGEDGQIALDVVDARIVSAWDKVIDPVVGLVGTGATLLSFTPLAPVAAPIAIGSGVYLGGRAVIRQADYLDHGGEWGDTESLMNVASVAMTALPVIGSSMRTFGMAARTEMSFGRSLQANFGAMRMKDSTFTLGGRTFNLQASPYAASARSYLNSGRAMNVAALGLEGTAAAIGVPMIAATASDLLTNGDKMSGLEFTNAITGLGTGVVGTGMGVRSFAAMRPVKTGNGEETGTQPPVDATITNAAYRSPLDPDGAGPTGTPDQTPGVKSGKAPTTIQLIDETGQPITATVLGRAPNDPESIYVTAKGGWTPRGDEPQYSNKSHSIVWDGKDAYVVPWIRGASSNHQPSAPRGPSRTQLQATAPRSIDIGQLEPRHVPWLKSNQVAGFTPKQWADFKQAGLQPYLTRNQMRGIPEARVRYIDAGILTQNQIKSLTNSQIAAFTGPQWKTFNKSGSQAYLTKTQFSSLPEKQFKQLDMAGLDGKQVPWMSAKGQVAGMTNGQWKAFNQAGLPEYMTQGQTRAVPTNRMAGLNVSSLKPRQIPWLTQKQWEAFNRAGQQKNLTEPQIRAISLKRVPSLGISGLEPQQFGWLSNAQFSALSTRQVHTMSGPQLRSVPESSVGLIAPRLKTEQLPELTTPQMEAITGTSKQKMSAEHKSMLEELVFARNLTGDEITNMSPMGWKSLNEHQWQALTGDQLRAIPEKRVKHIDLGALKPEQLPEFTTGQSRRFTPGQMAGLSKEQLGAFTSTQNAIFRPIQTAAIKPDLRAALNGYKPASRPVQAIARMRAAGVGDFVLTGVGTGTFAIVMPLLPANAQLAIHASSYGARAATQVLLALPIKQMDVSHPFGRTVRAITALSFMPNQAYGGIPATIEAPLSSNTLFTVSNVAFGTKALREARTGQSAFTKTDKYHLPSYLVGSGLSIPEGDYAPLNTTAGVLFGVGSGWLWGKQHPKMGKAGWGGDLTTADRWMFGVTFGGGLAIYSFNAFAKLFGDDEDNSIPAVDTKTEPSGEPPEIEQPEKQPEENPEPETQLVVIAPDGLNVREAPGVDSKKLATLHPGSLVDETGERHTDKAGNQWALVDGFATDGTDRTGWVLADYVDIHPSGDQDSQGRFNPDLDQQGYTAIVVDTGDNIVIIAKTNNRDVSETVALNLGHITDPSLIFKGDRVYLPLQAVG; encoded by the coding sequence GTGAAGCCGGTCTCTACCACGCAGACCGAGAAAACACCCACGGAGATTGCAAACGAAATCCATGCCGATCTCGGCAAGGGCAAGAGCATCGATACCATCGCACAGGAACGAGGCATGACACGAGAAGCTGTCATGACTGCACTTGGCGGAGAAAAAGCCCCGGAGATTGTTGTCACCGAAGGCCAGAATGGTGACACTCGCGTTACAACAATTACCGACAGTCAGGGTCGTGCCGTTACCGAGAATATCGATTATCAGCACGGCACGCATTACACGGTGACGACCACGCCCGATGGCGACGCAGATACGTCGCCAATTCGTACGGAAAGCGAGAAAAAGCAGGAAATCAGCTACGACTCCGAGACCGGTGTCACGACAACCACGGAAACGGACGATCTCGGCAGTGGTGAGACGCATACCGAGACCAGTTATGAAAACGGGACGAAAGTTGAAACGACCGTCAATCCTGATGGCACGACGCAAACCTTCGTGACTGGTCCGGACGGAGAAAGGGTTGAGCTGGATCCGAAGCAATCGGCTCCGGGTCTGCCCGGCGACAAGGGCACTGTAAAGACGGCTGACCAGAACGTCTCCGATACAAAAAATGCCATCGAGAATGGAAAAACGGTCGAGGAGATCGCGCAGGAACGTGGATTGTCTGCCGATCAGGTCCGCGCCGAGTTGCTGGCTGCCGGTGTCGACATAAAGGAGACTACCAGCGGCACTACCACTTCAATAACTCTGACGGACAGCAAAACCGGCGATGAAACAACCTACACCCAGGAGGTTCACGACAACAGCCTTCCCGAAGGCGTGCAGGGACCGGTTGCTCCGTCCTATACGGTGACGACGGTTGAAACCAAGGACGGTGCGACCGGCGCAACGAACAAAACTGTTACCAATTCACAGACGGGTGAAATCAGGACGACCAAGACCGATGAAAACGGCCGAATAACAGAAACGGTTACCCAGCCAGGCGCAGACGGTAAAGAGACAACGACAACTACGGTGACTGCAAACGGTTACACCATGACCACGGGCACCGATGGTACCGTCACGCTGAAGGATAACGAGACCGGTGACACGATAACACTCGAAAAGGGCAGTGCGGAGGCTGCACTGGCGCAGTCTTTGATCGAGGCAAACCCCAACAGCACGGATCCCGCTGAAAAGAAGGAAGGGGAAGTTACCAAGGCCTTCGCCGAAAGCCAGCTCGCGGACAAGTTTCTGGAGGCGCAGGAAAAGGCCGCAACCGACGCTACGCAATCAAAGAACGATGCGATTGATGAACATGGCATCGTCAATCCGGCTGATCCTGATGGACCCAAACTTCCTGGCATTGCGGCGACGCCGACGGAAAGAGATGGCGTACTCGATCCGGTTGGAGATCCGCCCAAATATGGCATCCCGCCAGGCGAAAAATGGATCGCGTACCCCGTCAACGGCCAGTGGGTCTGGATGCATCCCGATGTCGCTGCCGCGTTTCAGGATGAAAGCATTGCCCTTTCTCAAGTAACCGAGACCAAGGCACAGATCGGCAGCGACTATGCCGATCTTAACCGATACCTGCTCGATCCCGACTACGAGCAGGCTGTCGAAGCAGCCCAGGCTGGCATAAACGAGAAATTTGAGCCGCTGGGGCTACAGTGGAATGCGGTCAAGCCGGAAGGCACGCTGGAAGACGCCAAACAACTGCAAACCGACGCCCATGATGCCCATACCAAAGCCGGCGAGGCATATAACGCCTACAAGGAAGGCAAGACGCTTCTCGACCAGGCGATCAATAATCGTGTCAACATGGGATACTATCCCGGCCGTAATGATACGGTCGCCGTCGCAGCCGACAGCAATTACAACTTCCAGGATGAAGTTGAAAAAGGCGAAGCTGCGTGGGCGGAGATCAACGACCTCGTGGCACAGGCCGACGTCAAGAACAAGGCAGGTGATCAGGCGCTTGCCGACATGATGGCTCTTACAACCGGGTCGGACACTCCACCACCCGGCATGCTGGAAAAAAACCAAGAGCCGGTGGAAATCACCATCGGTGATCAGACCATCAAGGTAGCACCGGATATCGCGGATGCCTACAACGCCGCCGGTGGCGGGATCGATGCACTTGCAAGTGCGACATCGATAGCCGTCCAGGTCAACGTCACACAGCCCGATGGCAGCGTGAGGACGGAATGGCGCTGGGTCGAACCGCAAGTTGCACTCTTCAAGACCCAGACTGATGGCGCCCTGCAACTCAGCGAGGCCTATTCCACCTACTATTCGCAAAAGAGCGGGAAAGCCGATTACGAAGTTCTGGAAAATCAGACAATAGCACAGCAAAGGGAGCGTGCACCGCACCAGTTTGATCCAGACGGGTTTACGGATGCCGGTGGAAAATTCAGCGGCAAGTTCAAAAGTGCCGAAGTCATCCAGAACGCCGATGGACAGTTTGTCCTGGAAATCAAATACGAGGACAAGACTCTCAAGATCGACATCACCGCCGATCCCGACGACAAAAATGCAAGTGATGAAGCCCGGAACGGCCCGCTTGCCCAGCAATGGCGAGACCTTCAGGCGAATTCCATTCCCACCTCAAACGGCGATCAGTGCGTTGCCAATCCCGGCCCACTGGCCGGTTATGAGCAGGCAAAGATCAACGTCAATACTCTGCTCGACAAGCGTGTAGATGTGAACATCGGCGAAATTGACAAGCAGATAGAGGGCATGGAAGCCAAGGTGCAGGAAGCGATCGGTCAGTATGGTCCCGGCACGGCAGAACCGCCTGCCGGGCTGCTGTCAGATGGACAGCCGCCGGTAGAAGTGGATCTTGGCAATGGATTGACCGTTAAGGTCGCTCCTGAAGTCGCCGAGAACCTTGACGGATTGTCGGGCCTGGAAAAAATCAACGCCCTTACGAACAGCGGCAAACCGGTGTGGATCGAGATAAGCCCGACACAGGGCGCGCCCAAAGAGGGCCGCTGGGTTGATCCACGCATTGCCAACCTGCAAATCCAGCTCGGCATGCTGAACCAGCAGCGCGATCAGCTGGATGACGTCAAACAAAACATTGCAAGCAATGTCGACCGATCGGAACTACTCTTGTCGGAGCCTGAGCGGTTGGGCACGGACGACGCCGATCGTGTGCTTCTTGACAAGGATGAAGACAAAACACTGAGCGGTATTTTCCAGCCGCAGTTCCAGGGGCTGCAAGACAACGGATTTGACAACAAGTTTGAAGAGCGCGCTGGCGAAAAACTGAGCGACTATATCGGTGAAACTACAGGTCTTGCCGGAATTGACGACGCGGAAGCGCGGGACAAAATCATCGATGAGATCCACAACATTGGCGGCGATAGCCCCAAGGTTAAGGCCGTACCGATTTTTTACGTACCTGAAAGCGGTGAAACAAGCCAAACAACATTGTTTGCGGTCCAGGACAGCGCCGGCAATACGAAATATGTTGATGCCAATGGTCAGAAGTTCGACGGGGTTAAAGACTTCCAGGAGAACAACCGCCTGTTCGATGACAGCGGCAAGCTGGTTATTCCCAAGAATCTGGAAATGAAGGAAGGCGAAGACGGCCAGATTGCGCTTGATGTTGTAGATGCACGTATCGTTTCAGCGTGGGACAAGGTTATTGACCCGGTCGTCGGTCTTGTGGGCACCGGCGCAACCCTCCTGTCATTTACTCCGCTCGCACCAGTGGCAGCACCGATCGCAATCGGTAGCGGCGTTTATCTCGGCGGGCGTGCCGTCATCAGACAGGCCGATTATCTGGATCATGGCGGCGAATGGGGAGATACTGAATCACTGATGAATGTAGCTAGCGTTGCCATGACAGCACTACCTGTCATCGGCAGCAGTATGCGTACGTTCGGCATGGCGGCGCGCACTGAAATGTCATTCGGGCGCTCGCTACAGGCGAATTTCGGCGCAATGCGTATGAAGGATTCAACCTTCACGCTGGGTGGACGGACCTTCAATCTTCAGGCCTCCCCCTATGCGGCCAGTGCCCGGTCCTATCTCAATAGCGGACGCGCCATGAATGTTGCCGCCCTTGGATTGGAGGGCACTGCAGCAGCCATCGGCGTTCCGATGATCGCGGCTACTGCAAGCGACCTTCTGACAAACGGCGACAAGATGTCAGGGCTGGAATTTACCAACGCCATCACTGGTTTGGGAACAGGTGTGGTGGGCACCGGCATGGGCGTCAGATCTTTCGCCGCCATGCGACCTGTCAAGACCGGCAACGGCGAAGAAACCGGAACACAGCCGCCAGTGGATGCGACGATTACCAACGCGGCCTATCGCTCGCCTCTCGATCCAGATGGGGCCGGGCCAACGGGCACCCCAGACCAGACCCCCGGAGTCAAATCCGGCAAGGCGCCCACAACGATCCAGTTGATCGACGAAACCGGGCAACCAATCACCGCGACTGTGCTCGGTCGAGCTCCAAACGATCCCGAGAGTATCTATGTAACAGCCAAAGGCGGATGGACACCTCGGGGCGACGAACCCCAATATAGCAACAAAAGTCACAGCATTGTCTGGGACGGCAAAGATGCCTACGTTGTGCCATGGATCCGTGGTGCTTCGTCCAACCATCAGCCATCCGCGCCCCGCGGTCCGAGCCGCACACAACTGCAGGCCACGGCACCTCGCAGTATCGACATCGGGCAATTGGAGCCCCGGCATGTGCCGTGGTTGAAGTCCAATCAAGTTGCGGGTTTCACCCCCAAGCAATGGGCCGACTTCAAGCAGGCCGGTTTGCAACCTTATCTGACCCGCAACCAGATGCGCGGAATCCCGGAAGCTCGTGTCAGGTATATCGATGCTGGAATATTGACGCAGAACCAGATCAAGTCGCTTACCAATAGCCAGATCGCAGCTTTCACCGGTCCGCAATGGAAGACATTCAACAAGTCAGGCTCACAGGCATATCTCACCAAAACCCAGTTCAGCTCGCTTCCGGAGAAGCAGTTCAAGCAGCTCGATATGGCCGGACTAGACGGGAAACAGGTTCCGTGGATGTCCGCAAAAGGCCAAGTGGCGGGCATGACAAACGGCCAGTGGAAGGCATTCAATCAGGCAGGCCTGCCGGAATATATGACACAGGGCCAAACCCGGGCCGTACCGACAAACCGGATGGCAGGCCTGAATGTTTCGTCATTGAAACCCAGACAGATACCGTGGCTCACACAAAAGCAGTGGGAGGCTTTCAATCGGGCGGGTCAGCAAAAAAACCTCACCGAGCCCCAGATCAGAGCAATTTCACTGAAGCGCGTCCCTTCGCTTGGCATTTCGGGCCTCGAGCCACAGCAGTTCGGCTGGTTGAGCAATGCCCAGTTCAGTGCGTTGAGTACGCGGCAGGTACACACGATGTCTGGACCACAATTGCGGTCTGTGCCCGAAAGCAGCGTCGGATTGATTGCTCCACGGCTAAAAACTGAACAACTCCCGGAACTGACCACTCCCCAGATGGAAGCAATAACCGGCACATCAAAGCAGAAAATGAGCGCAGAACACAAATCAATGCTCGAAGAGCTTGTCTTTGCGCGTAATCTGACCGGCGATGAAATCACCAATATGTCGCCAATGGGCTGGAAATCACTCAACGAGCACCAATGGCAGGCTCTGACTGGCGATCAGTTGCGAGCTATTCCGGAAAAGCGGGTAAAGCATATAGATCTTGGCGCCCTCAAACCCGAACAATTGCCCGAATTCACGACCGGACAGTCGCGCAGATTTACCCCGGGACAAATGGCAGGGTTGAGCAAGGAGCAACTTGGAGCATTTACCTCGACGCAGAACGCCATCTTCAGACCAATACAGACCGCTGCGATCAAACCTGATCTCCGAGCAGCGCTCAATGGCTACAAACCTGCATCGCGTCCTGTACAGGCAATAGCGAGGATGCGGGCCGCTGGTGTTGGCGATTTCGTGTTGACGGGCGTCGGCACTGGAACATTTGCCATAGTCATGCCGCTTCTTCCGGCAAATGCTCAGCTCGCGATTCATGCCAGCAGTTACGGCGCACGTGCTGCAACTCAGGTTCTCTTGGCTTTGCCTATCAAACAGATGGATGTAAGCCATCCTTTTGGACGCACAGTACGTGCCATCACAGCTCTAAGCTTTATGCCCAACCAGGCCTATGGCGGCATTCCCGCAACGATCGAAGCGCCCCTTAGCTCAAACACTCTTTTCACAGTCAGCAATGTTGCTTTCGGCACCAAGGCGCTTAGAGAAGCACGTACCGGACAAAGCGCATTCACCAAAACAGATAAATATCACCTGCCATCGTATCTCGTAGGCAGCGGCCTCTCGATCCCCGAAGGAGATTATGCTCCCCTCAATACCACTGCGGGAGTGTTGTTTGGTGTCGGTTCCGGGTGGTTATGGGGAAAACAGCATCCCAAAATGGGCAAAGCCGGGTGGGGTGGAGATTTGACGACGGCCGACCGTTGGATGTTCGGCGTCACGTTCGGCGGCGGTTTGGCGATATACAGTTTCAATGCCTTTGCGAAACTGTTTGGAGATGACGAAGACAACTCTATTCCTGCGGTCGATACCAAAACCGAACCATCGGGCGAGCCCCCCGAGATAGAGCAGCCGGAGAAACAACCAGAAGAAAACCCTGAACCTGAAACCCAATTGGTGGTGATCGCGCCGGACGGACTTAACGTTAGGGAAGCGCCGGGTGTCGACAGCAAGAAACTCGCTACACTCCACCCCGGTTCGCTGGTCGATGAGACAGGTGAACGCCATACAGACAAGGCAGGTAATCAATGGGCCTTGGTGGATGGTTTCGCGACAGATGGCACGGACAGGACCGGGTGGGTACTCGCAGATTATGTCGACATCCATCCATCGGGCGACCAGGACAGTCAGGGCCGCTTCAATCCCGACCTCGACCAACAGGGGTATACGGCCATTGTTGTGGACACTGGCGACAACATTGTCATTATTGCCAAGACAAACAACAGAGATGTGTCGGAAACCGTTGCTTTAAATCTTGGGCACATTACCGACCCAAGCCTGATCTTTAAGGGTGATCGCGTTTATCTGCCTCTGCAAGCGGTGGGCTGA
- a CDS encoding EscU/YscU/HrcU family type III secretion system export apparatus switch protein: MADKDTEEKRFPASAKKLKDARKRGQVASSRDLLSAVSFIAVLGLFYFFRGWFYARFMELIEIVALAGSQPFELLARQAMMMVFWLFLTMMGSALAIMLLSLIPTAIIMMKGLIFSFEPVKPQFSQLSPVTGFKRLASLRNLIEFIKGITKVALLSSIFIAIGASWLSPIFQAPVCAPGCLAPVAFGALVAFAVTGALSFVLLGLADIPVQRWLFGRDMKMTRSEYKREHRDIEGDPYIRREFNRLRQEAVSTPYQSAKAGPTLIFSGNTRAIAIRFVKDETPMPMIAGKATDEDALRLEEAARRMQIPVIEDIGLVEAMFDRSTLGQYVHSDFFPLVVPHLVALNHV; this comes from the coding sequence ATGGCCGACAAAGATACTGAAGAAAAACGTTTTCCTGCGTCAGCCAAAAAACTCAAGGATGCGCGCAAGCGGGGCCAGGTAGCCAGCAGTCGCGATTTGTTGAGTGCCGTATCTTTTATCGCGGTACTGGGGCTTTTTTATTTCTTTCGTGGTTGGTTCTATGCACGTTTTATGGAGTTGATCGAGATCGTTGCATTGGCGGGCAGCCAACCGTTCGAGTTGCTGGCCCGACAGGCAATGATGATGGTGTTCTGGCTGTTCCTGACCATGATGGGATCAGCCCTGGCGATAATGCTTTTGTCTCTCATTCCCACAGCCATCATTATGATGAAGGGATTGATTTTCTCCTTCGAGCCCGTGAAGCCTCAGTTCAGTCAGCTTAGCCCGGTCACAGGATTCAAACGTCTGGCATCCTTGCGCAATCTCATTGAGTTCATCAAGGGAATAACCAAGGTCGCACTGCTCTCATCCATTTTCATTGCCATTGGCGCCAGTTGGCTATCACCCATCTTTCAAGCGCCTGTCTGCGCGCCCGGCTGCCTTGCTCCGGTGGCCTTCGGTGCACTGGTTGCCTTTGCAGTAACTGGAGCGCTGAGCTTTGTCCTTCTGGGGCTGGCAGATATTCCCGTCCAGCGGTGGCTTTTCGGTCGTGATATGAAAATGACGCGTAGCGAATACAAGCGCGAGCATCGCGATATCGAGGGTGATCCGTATATTCGACGTGAATTCAACCGTTTACGACAGGAAGCAGTTTCCACTCCATATCAAAGTGCAAAAGCCGGTCCGACACTTATCTTCTCAGGCAACACGCGGGCAATCGCCATTCGCTTTGTCAAGGACGAAACCCCGATGCCGATGATAGCCGGGAAAGCTACGGATGAGGACGCCCTGCGACTGGAGGAAGCTGCGCGACGGATGCAGATACCGGTAATCGAAGATATCGGCCTGGTCGAGGCCATGTTCGATCGTTCAACACTCGGCCAGTATGTGCACAGCGATTTCTTTCCTTTGGTTGTGCCTCATCTCGTTGCGCTCAATCATGTTTAG
- a CDS encoding type II and III secretion system protein family protein, whose amino-acid sequence MSGQTAIDLPVGQGRIIRFNEPVESVFMADSTIAELQVVAPDVVYVYGVKPGATNLIAMTRARKIQAATQIVVANNARAANRANQAAAPTSTTNLTFSGNQLIVDGQAGNIDDALATENVARSFSLPDQPPINNSTLGGGSQQVNIRVRFAEVARSELQSYGIDWEFGYESNGLKLGIFGNNAVPDGGGNLGAGGSTSGGFKFDVVIEALKRNGLVKILAEPNLTAVSGQPANFLAGGEIPIQVPQGQGVYTVEYKPFGVSLNFTPTVIGKNRIAMHVKPEVSEISSINASAGSDGFSYPSFVVRRVDTTVEVGSGQTFALAGLFQQNMTRNLEKVPVLGDTPILGSLFRSERFQKRETELVVLITPYIVNPVSSRDLATPIDRPARKKPQRSKNTPSMGLIIK is encoded by the coding sequence TTGTCGGGACAAACAGCTATCGATCTGCCTGTCGGGCAAGGTCGTATCATACGTTTCAACGAACCTGTCGAATCTGTTTTCATGGCCGATTCAACCATCGCTGAACTACAGGTCGTCGCGCCCGACGTTGTCTATGTTTACGGCGTGAAACCCGGCGCAACCAACCTTATCGCCATGACCCGGGCTCGCAAGATACAGGCGGCGACCCAGATCGTGGTGGCCAACAATGCCCGTGCAGCCAACCGCGCAAATCAGGCAGCCGCCCCAACTTCAACCACCAATCTGACGTTCAGCGGCAACCAGCTCATTGTGGATGGCCAGGCCGGTAATATCGATGACGCACTGGCGACAGAGAATGTTGCCCGCAGCTTTTCCCTTCCCGATCAGCCACCGATCAACAATTCGACTCTGGGCGGAGGGTCACAGCAAGTCAATATTCGCGTCCGCTTTGCGGAAGTAGCGCGCAGTGAACTGCAATCTTACGGCATTGACTGGGAATTCGGATATGAATCGAATGGTCTCAAGTTGGGAATATTCGGTAACAATGCCGTTCCTGACGGCGGCGGCAATCTCGGCGCTGGCGGATCCACATCGGGCGGTTTCAAGTTTGATGTCGTGATCGAAGCACTCAAACGCAATGGTCTGGTGAAAATACTCGCCGAACCAAATCTGACTGCGGTCAGCGGACAGCCTGCCAATTTTCTCGCAGGCGGAGAAATTCCAATCCAGGTACCGCAGGGCCAGGGTGTTTATACTGTAGAATACAAGCCCTTCGGGGTTTCGCTAAACTTCACTCCGACCGTTATCGGAAAGAACCGCATTGCCATGCATGTCAAGCCGGAGGTTAGCGAAATCTCCAGCATCAATGCATCTGCGGGCTCTGACGGTTTCAGCTATCCGAGCTTCGTCGTTCGCAGGGTCGACACCACCGTTGAAGTGGGGAGTGGTCAGACTTTTGCGCTGGCTGGATTGTTTCAGCAAAACATGACTCGCAATCTGGAGAAAGTCCCCGTCCTTGGAGACACGCCGATCCTTGGAAGTCTGTTCCGCTCGGAGCGATTTCAGAAACGCGAGACCGAGCTGGTGGTCTTGATCACGCCCTACATCGTCAATCCCGTGAGCAGCCGCGATCTGGCGACCCCGATCGACCGGCCCGCCCGAAAGAAACCGCAGCGGTCCAAGAATACACCGTCCATGGGACTGATAATCAAGTGA